From Nitrososphaerales archaeon:
TGGCCATAATGAAGTGCTTTATTGGGATTGACACTCGTATGTTCGATGATGACCCTCTTTCCCCGCCCAATATTTAAAGAACCGTAATTTTCATTGAGAGATTCGATAAGAGTTTGGTATGAAAAATTGGTCAAATTCACCCAGAAGTTGATGTATCCCGGTGGATGAATAGTGAATTTTGAAATCAACTCAAACCTTTCCTTATCGATTTTAGAAGTTATAGCCTCTGCAACCCTCATCGGCTCCATACCTTCTCGATTACCTATGAGAAAGGCTACATTGACCGATAGATCACCAAACTCCATCCTAGGTGGTTCAGATGGTTGAAATTCTATACTTTGAAAACCAGCTTTAACGATCGCCTCCTCAACCCTTTCTTTTACCTCGTTTAAGAATCTTCGAAAGGTCATTTTAAGATCACGGTGATAAGAACTTCTCAACTATGTAATGAACAGCTTCGACGAGCCCTTTACCATACTTCGATGGTACTGAGTAACTCGCTTCAGCCTTCACCGAATCTGGCGAATTGCCTAGAGCGATACTATAGCCGCATACCTTGAACATAGAGATATCGGTCTCACTATCACCTATCGCGATACAAGATTTTGGGTCTATCTTTAGATACTTTAGCGCGATTATTAAACCTCTCCCCTTATTAACGTCTTTATGTGTAAGATGGTAGGCGTATTTACTATCGTTAATATCTATCGGTAGACCCCCTTCAACTAGAAGCCTTTTGGCGTAATTTATATCGAACGTTCTCTCCAATACGACTTCTGTGAACCTTGGGAATACCAACTTTAATCTTAGACCCTCGATCCTCTTTGAGAGGTAGTCGTAAGCGATGAGGCTCTGGTACTTATCAGCCAGCAGTAACATATCTACTGGTGAAAAGGCGATTACACCACCATTTTCACACACTACGACCCTAGTCGTACCGAGGTAGATGGCAAGAGAGAAGACTTCCCAGACACTCCTTCCACTCACCAAGAGTACTCTAATACCTGAATTCTCCATCCACCTCAAAGTAAAAGCGGCATCTAAATCGATTACGCCACCATCTTCAGTAATCGTACCATCTACATCGACGGCCAAAGATTCCACTTTCAAGTTCCTCGCCCAAGTAACTAATTTGAATGGACACTTAAAGATTTGACTAAGTCTTTACATATACATAACTGAATTAAGATCTAATTTTAGTGGGTCTTTAGCGGGCCCGCGGGGATTCGAACCCCGGACCTTTAGCTGAAGATCGCGATCGCGATCCTCTACAGCTTAGGAGGTTCAGCCCAAACCTGGTCTGCCGCGCTTTATGTAAGGTTTAGTCCATACTGCGCCACGGGCCCATTCTTTAAAGCTACGATCGAAGATAAAAACTCTCTCCCTCATGCGATTTATACTTAGAAGTTTGATAGATTGTTATCGATGAACGCGCTTATCGATCCTTCCCATATTTTAATTTAATTAATGGTTAGAATGCATACAGAATCTTTCAATCGATACCGAATAAGTTATCTACACCTTTTTTATTAACAGTTTATTGGCGGGGGTTGCCGAGCCTGGACAAAGAAGGGCTACCCAGCTTTGGAAGCGCGGGACTTAAGATCTTGATAAGATATCCCGTCCTTCAGAGGTTCGTGGGTTCGAAACCCACCCAGTAGGTGGGCGAGTATCCCACCCCCCGCACCAATATAGTGTGAAGATTCTGAGAATATGATGTAAAGTTATCTTATCTAATTATCGTCTTCGAATGCCAAACGCATCAAATATGTTATCGATTACGATTCTTCGTCGAGTCGAGATCTTGCTAAAATCCGGGCTACCTTTATAGGCTCAGGTATCGAACCTTGTAATGTGAATCTATTTAGGATTATTTCGGCATCGTCTATCGTTATTCCCGAAGTCCGAACGTATACCGTATGGCCTGTCTTCAACCTAAGAGGTACCCTCTCTCCAAGTTTCTTATACGCTTCGAGCTTCTTCTCCCAACCTTGAGGAAAATGGTGCTTAATATGGGGCTCTAAACCCTTCGATTCTTCAAATGTAAGGCAGATGATCGGTGTATTGGTATATTGATAGAGCCTATCAATATCTATTATATTGTATAAGCTTATTATCGCCCCTCCCAGCATGATAAGATTTATATCGTTTCTTCTCAACCTCTCGAACATCTTAATAATTTGGTCTGTGGCATCATCGCCACCTAAAGTGGCAGAGCCGAATACGAACCCATCTATAATCAGATCACTCCTCATAACTACCCCTGAAAGTATCGACCGATCGGCTTTGCCTTTACGAAAACTCTCAGCGATCCCTAAAGCCCTTATCCCCTTTTTATTCACATGAACCTTCAAATCTAATATATCAATACATTACCATCGCTTAAAGGTTAGGTCGCTTCGATCGATCTTACCTGATCAGCTTGATTAGATCCAAGTATCCTAAGAATTCGGATAGAAAGTTTTGAAACTTTGCTATAGGTACGATCGGGACCTTATCGATGAAGTTAATATTGTTGCTATAGAGTGTTACTATCACCGGTAGTGCGAATTTGACATTCAGCTTCGATGATAATCTACTCCTCATGAACCTCCTCGCCCTTTCGATCTGAAGATGAACGATCCTCCTCATAGCAGATTGAGTAATGGTCCTCTTCCAATGTTTACAATCTATCAAGAGGCCTATACCATCCTTTACAGCGAGCACATCGATCTCCATCCCATGCTTCTTCCACCTAACCCTTTTATCCACAAAGTAACCATTTTGAGAAGAAAAGAAGTGGACGAATTCTTCAAAATCTCTCCAACTTAAAGATTGTGAAGCCTCCTCTATACTCAATCCAAGATTGATAGCGAGAATTACGGCAGAGATGCGGTCCTTTCTTTCGAACTTCACCCTATCATCGGTTAGAGTACCTATGCCATGCATAGATAACATCTTTAAAACTTCTTCCACTAGAGCCGATCCGAGCCGAGTCCTCTTCGCAACCTCCTTTATCGAGTATTCTCCGTAAGATATCTCGGGAATTATTCTGAGTAGAGTTCTTGGATTCATTAAACTTCGATCTTATACTTCTTTATTCTGTTAGATTCGAATTTCGAATCGATATTAAACCTCAGTCTTAGTTATAGATAAAGATGATCTATGTATGCTCATGCTCCTCTAAAGCCAACATTATGTAATCGATGAAGCTAGACTCCGATACTGCACCTTCAAAAGTGATGGTATCGTTGATGACCACCTTCGGTACAGCCATGACATCATACTTACTTACGAGTTGAGGAAATTCTGTAGACTCGATCATATCAGCCCTGATTAAATCGTTCTCCATCGCGAATTGGTGCGCGAGCCTTACCATTCTGGGACAGTATGGGCATGTAGGGGTAACGAAGACCTGAATATGTACGGGTTTATTTATCGCTTTAAGCCTATCCTTCGAAGCCTTCGATAATCGTGTAGTCCTTCGTGAGACATCGATGATATCTTCGAGGAAGCTGACGAATTCATAACCTGCTGGTACACCATAGTACCTTATTCCATAATCCTTTTCACCCATGATGATGGTTGCAGGTATCTTATCTACACCAAATTCCTTTGCCTTATTAGCATCCTTGACAAAGTCGTACACTTCGACCTTAATTTTATCGGATAGCCTACCCAACGTTTCTACGAGCTCACGCGTCTCACGACAGTACATGCACTCGAACTCTTGAGTGAAGTTTATCAGCTTCACATCGTACTTCATCTCTCTATCGAGTATTTGCTTGATATGGGCGAGCTCCCTTTCGGAGATCAACGGCATGATAAGATTACACCCCTCATATATATGGATTTATTACATTAGGTTCACTCCACATCGGAGCGAGAGCCCTTTCCAACGACGGGTACTTCAGCGAACTTTGCCAAAGTCTCCGCCATCTCTCTCAACCGCTTATCGACCCTGTAATTCACCGTGCCAGGCTCGAATTCGCCATTCGCCATCCTCTCGCCCGCCTTTACGCCCGTTAATAACTCTATACCCTCATCGATCGTTTTAACAGCGTAGATGTGAAACTTCCCCGCTCTAACGGCCTCAATGACTTCATCCTTCAGCATCAAGTTCTGAACGTTACTTTCAGGGATTATTACACCCTCATTACCTTTTAGGCCTTTAGCCTTACACACCTCAAAGAATCCTTCGATCTTCTCATTAATCCCTCCCACCGCCTGCACCTCACCCTTTTGATTTACAGATCCCGTTACTGCAAGGTTCTGCTTGATAGGCAGCTCAGCCAGAGCGGAGAGTATCGCGTAAAGCTCTGTACTCGATGCACTATCACCCTCCACACCTTCGTAACTCTGTTCGAAGACGAGCCTCGCCGATAGGCTGATAGGTTTATCTCGGGCGTATTTATTGGTGAGGTAACCTCCTAAGATCAACACACCTTTCGTGTGTATAGGCCCGCCCATCTTCGCTTCACGTTCAATA
This genomic window contains:
- a CDS encoding phosphoglycolate phosphatase; its protein translation is MESLAVDVDGTITEDGGVIDLDAAFTLRWMENSGIRVLLVSGRSVWEVFSLAIYLGTTRVVVCENGGVIAFSPVDMLLLADKYQSLIAYDYLSKRIEGLRLKLVFPRFTEVVLERTFDINYAKRLLVEGGLPIDINDSKYAYHLTHKDVNKGRGLIIALKYLKIDPKSCIAIGDSETDISMFKVCGYSIALGNSPDSVKAEASYSVPSKYGKGLVEAVHYIVEKFLSP
- a CDS encoding DUF99 family protein, coding for MNKKGIRALGIAESFRKGKADRSILSGVVMRSDLIIDGFVFGSATLGGDDATDQIIKMFERLRRNDINLIMLGGAIISLYNIIDIDRLYQYTNTPIICLTFEESKGLEPHIKHHFPQGWEKKLEAYKKLGERVPLRLKTGHTVYVRTSGITIDDAEIILNRFTLQGSIPEPIKVARILARSRLDEES
- a CDS encoding restriction endonuclease, giving the protein MNPRTLLRIIPEISYGEYSIKEVAKRTRLGSALVEEVLKMLSMHGIGTLTDDRVKFERKDRISAVILAINLGLSIEEASQSLSWRDFEEFVHFFSSQNGYFVDKRVRWKKHGMEIDVLAVKDGIGLLIDCKHWKRTITQSAMRRIVHLQIERARRFMRSRLSSKLNVKFALPVIVTLYSNNINFIDKVPIVPIAKFQNFLSEFLGYLDLIKLIR
- a CDS encoding thioredoxin family protein, whose translation is MPLISERELAHIKQILDREMKYDVKLINFTQEFECMYCRETRELVETLGRLSDKIKVEVYDFVKDANKAKEFGVDKIPATIIMGEKDYGIRYYGVPAGYEFVSFLEDIIDVSRRTTRLSKASKDRLKAINKPVHIQVFVTPTCPYCPRMVRLAHQFAMENDLIRADMIESTEFPQLVSKYDVMAVPKVVINDTITFEGAVSESSFIDYIMLALEEHEHT